Proteins encoded by one window of Enterobacter hormaechei subsp. xiangfangensis:
- a CDS encoding 3-hydroxy-fatty acyl-ACP dehydratase, translated as MHYLPPGDYLPHDTPMLLLESVESVTDDRAVCSVTVNERGVLAPFLDADGNLPGWFALELMAQTVGVWSEWHRMQKGLPHCALGMVLGARELVCDAGHFAAGSTLTITIERLMQDERFGSFECTIHADSVPLATGRVNTFQPSEEELTTLFNQGTPS; from the coding sequence ATGCACTACTTACCTCCCGGGGATTATCTTCCTCACGACACGCCGATGCTGCTGCTTGAGAGCGTGGAAAGCGTCACCGATGACCGCGCCGTTTGCAGCGTGACGGTGAACGAACGGGGCGTTCTGGCCCCGTTCCTGGACGCGGACGGCAACCTGCCTGGCTGGTTTGCGCTGGAGCTGATGGCCCAGACCGTGGGCGTCTGGTCTGAATGGCACCGGATGCAAAAAGGGCTGCCGCACTGTGCGCTGGGCATGGTGCTGGGCGCGCGCGAGCTGGTGTGCGACGCAGGGCATTTTGCCGCAGGCAGCACGCTGACCATCACCATCGAACGTCTGATGCAGGATGAACGCTTTGGCAGCTTCGAGTGCACCATTCATGCGGATAGTGTCCCCCTCGCCACGGGACGCGTGAACACCTTCCAGCCGAGCGAGGAAGAATTAACCACACTTTTCAACCAGGGAACACCATCATGA
- a CDS encoding 3-ketoacyl-ACP reductase FabG2 — MMRSVLVTGASKGIGRAIALQLAADGFTVGVHYHRDEAGAQETLEAIIQAGGAGRLLTFDVGNREQCRTVLEQEIADHGAWYGVVSNAGITRDGAFPALSDDDWDSVIHTNLDSFYNVIHPCIMPMIGTRKGGRIITLSSVSGIMGNRGQVNYSAAKAGIIGATKALATELAKRKITVNCIAPGLIDTGMIEMDEAALHAAMSMIPMQRMGQAEEVAGLASYLMSDKAGYVTRQVISINGGML; from the coding sequence ATCATGAGATCCGTACTGGTCACTGGCGCCAGCAAAGGCATTGGCCGCGCTATCGCCCTTCAGCTTGCGGCGGACGGTTTCACCGTCGGCGTGCATTACCATCGTGATGAAGCGGGCGCGCAGGAGACGCTGGAAGCGATTATCCAGGCAGGCGGCGCGGGCCGTTTACTCACCTTCGACGTGGGCAACCGCGAGCAGTGCCGCACGGTGCTGGAACAGGAGATCGCTGACCACGGCGCGTGGTATGGCGTGGTCAGTAACGCCGGTATTACCCGCGACGGCGCATTTCCTGCGCTCAGCGACGATGACTGGGACAGCGTGATCCACACCAATCTCGACAGTTTTTATAACGTCATTCATCCCTGCATTATGCCGATGATCGGCACCCGCAAGGGCGGGCGGATCATCACCCTGTCGTCGGTGTCAGGCATTATGGGCAACCGTGGGCAGGTGAACTACAGCGCGGCGAAAGCCGGGATCATCGGCGCCACCAAAGCGCTCGCCACCGAGCTGGCAAAACGCAAAATCACCGTCAACTGCATCGCGCCGGGGCTGATCGATACCGGCATGATCGAGATGGACGAAGCCGCACTGCACGCGGCGATGTCGATGATCCCGATGCAGCGTATGGGCCAGGCCGAGGAGGTCGCGGGGCTGGCGAGTTACCTGATGTCGGATAAAGCAGGCTATGTGACGCGTCAGGTGATTTCGATTAACGGAGGCATGCTATGA